The following coding sequences are from one Coffea arabica cultivar ET-39 chromosome 11e, Coffea Arabica ET-39 HiFi, whole genome shotgun sequence window:
- the LOC113718387 gene encoding uncharacterized protein: protein MGLKNDIRRDLMINVSIAKVGRAKRKAKDMMLGTDMEQYQKLWNYAATVRDTNAGSTVKMQIDKPPDGSRGTFQRLYYYLYACKKGFLDGCRPIIGLDGCFLKTAFGGQLLSVLGRDGNDNMVPIAFAVVEVERYDSWKWFLELLMADLGMGRDNIPWTFISDRQKGLVHAVNELFPNSEHRFCLRHMYQNFNQKFKGKEMKDMFWAAASAGNEREWKMAMIELEKTNKEAAEWLSRIPPALWSRSHFTGYSKCDILVNNLNESFNNYILEARELPIIGMLEWIRRRLMQRIQTKRSGMQKFQGEICPNIAEKIDKNQKLSRTFVATWDGGHKLSLCPCMCGGVCRLPIKNYVHACYTRAEYLKTYAYTITPVPSDIYWITAEEESINPPAVRRMPGRPKKLRRRAQYEPKKGQVSTRKGLVAPEASAAEPIAESSTQPQSTSKGAPTAQSTTMTSKQARKPVHGTNMSGSNSADATTATATTTTAPTITDVLRKLRPKRSKAIQP from the exons ATGGGGTTGAAGAATGACATCAGAAGAGATTTAATGATTAATGTGTCAATTGCTAAGGTTGGTAGAGCTAAACGTAAGGCAAAGGATATGATGCTAGGCACGGACATGGAGCAGTATCAAAAACTCTGGAATTATGCAGCCACAGTCCGAGACACAAATGCTGGAAGTACTGTAAAAATGCAGATTGACAAGCCTCCTGATGGTTCAAGGGGTACATTTCAAAGGTTATATTATTACTTATATGCCTGTAAGAAGGGTTTTCTTGATGGTTGTAGACCAATAATTGGTCTAGATGGCTGTTTCCTTAAGACAGCATTTGGTGGACAATTATTATCAGTACTTGGCAGAGATGGCAACGACAACATGGTGCCAATAGCATTTGCAGTGGTAGAGGTAGAGCGGTATGACTCCTGGAAATGGTTTTTGGAGTTGCTAATGGCTGATTTGGGCATGGGAAGAGATAACATTCCTTGGACCTTTATCTCAGATAGACAGAAAGGGCTTGTGCATGCTGTGaatgaactgtttccaaattcagAGCATAGATTTTGCTTGAGGCACATGTACCAGAATTTTAACCAAAAGttcaaaggaaaggaaatgaaagacaTGTTTTGGGCTGCTGCAAGCGCTGGCAATGAAAGGGAATGGAAAATGGCAATGATTGAACTAGAAAAGACAAACAAAGAAGCTGCTGAATGGTTGAGCAGAATTCCACCAGCCCTTTGGAGTAGATCACATTTTACAGGTTATAGTAAATGTGACATTCTGGTAAACAACCTAAATGAGTCATTCAACAACTATATATTAGAAGCAAGAGAGTTACCTATCATTGGGATGCTTGAATGGATAAGGAGGAGATTGATGCAGAGAATTCAAACAAAGAGATCTGGAATGCAAAAGTTTCAAGGAGAGATCTGTCCTAATATAGCAGAAAAGATCGACAAGAATCAGAAGTTGAGTAGGACATTTGTTGCGACTTGGGACGGTGGTCACAA GTTATCCTTGTGCCCATGCATGTGCGGAGGAGTGTGTAGATTACCTATTAAAAATTATGTGCATGCTTGCTACACTAGAGCAGAATATCTGAAAACATATGCATATACTATCACACCTGTTCCAAGTGATATTTACTGGATAACAGCTGAAGAAGAGTCCATAAACCCCCCTGCGGTTAGGAGAATGCCTGGTAGACCAAAGAAACTACGCCGGAGAGCACAATATGAGCCTAAGAAGGGTCAAGTATCAACTAGAAAGGGGCTTGTG GCACCTGAAGCAAGCGCAGCTGAACCAATTGCTGAGTCGTCCACTCAACCACAGTCAACTAGTAAAGGAGCTCCTACTGCACAAAGTACCACAATGACTAGCAAACAGGCTAGGAAG CCTGTGCATGGTACGAATATGAGTGGGAGTAACAGTGCTGATGCCACCACTGCAACAGCAACCACAACCACAGCTCCAACTATTACTGATGTCTTGCGCAAGTTAAGGCCAAAGAGATCAAAAGCTATCCAGCCTTAA